ATCGGACTTACGCCGCCCACCGCCGGCCAACTGCTGGTCCTGGGACACGTGCCGTCTTTGGTGCCTGCGGGCTCCGTCGGATATGTGCCCCAGATCAAGACACTCGACCGCACTTTTCCGGCCCGCGCGGTGGAACTCGTCGCCAGCGCCCGCAGCCGCGCCTGGCCGGGGCGGCTGGACCGCGAACTCAGGACGTGGTCGGAAAGGGCGCTGGGCCGGGTCGGTGCCGCCCATCTGTCGGACCGTCAGGTCAACCAGCTCTCCGGCGGTGAACTGCAGCGTGTGTATCTGGCACGAGCGATGGCCAGGGAAGTCGAAGTGCTGCTTCTGGACGAACCGGAAGCCGGCGTTGATGCGGCCGGCACGGCAGACCTGTACGCGCTGCTTGACGACTTTCGGGAGCAGACCGGAGGCACGGTTGTGCTGGTAACGCACGACTGGGATGCCGCCGTGCACCACGCCAGCAAGGTCCTCCTGTTGAAGGGGCGCCAGATCGCCTTCGGCACGCCGGCCGACGCACTCAGCGAACCCAATGTCCGCGCCGCGTTCGGTCATGTCGGGCACGCCCACGGCGTGCAAACCGCCGGGGTTCGATGATCGAGGCCCTTTCCTACCCCTTTCTCCAGCGTGCAGTGCTGGCTTCGGTGCTCGTAGGCGCCATGGCCAGCTACTTCGGCGTGTTCGTGGTCCAGCGTCGAATGAGCTTCCTCGGAGCAGGACTGGCCCATGCCGCTTTTGGCGGCGTGGCCCTTGGACTGCTCCTGGGTGCAGAACCACTGGTGGTTGCCCTGCCCTTTACCATTGTCGTCGCCATCGGCATCAACGTCGTCAGGAGACGGACCCGCCTTGCCGGCGATACTGCCGTCGGCGTTTTCTTTGCGGTGGCGGTCGCCCTTGGCCTCATTTTCCTGGCCCTGCGGCGCAGCGTCAATGTCGATGCGTTTGCCTATTTGTTCGGCTCCGTGCTGGCCGTTTCGACAATTGATCTGTTGGTCGGCGGAGCGATGACCATCATGACGGCCCTCACCATCCCCCGCCTCTGGGGTCGCTGGGCCTACGCCAGTTTCGACCGCGATGCCGCTAATGCCGACCGCCTACCTGTCGAACGCGACGACTATATCCTGTTCGTTTTCCTTGCAATAACGGTTGTAGTATCCGTCAAGATGGTCGGCATCATTCTCATGGCGGCCTTCCTCGTCATCCCGGCAGCGACCGCACGACTCGCAGCCGCACGCTTCTCGACGATGACGGTGATCTCAGTCACCGTGGGGGTGCTCTCCTCGCTGGCCGGACTGGCGCTGGCTTACGTGGCGGACCTGCCCAGCGGAGCGACCATCGTGCTTGTTCAGGCTGCTCTCTTCGCTGGCGCGGCCATCATCTGGCGCACCTGATCAGGCCGGATCGACTGCGAGCGGATATTCCGCCTCGACATTCCCGGCTGCCATGTCTTTGAGGCGTCGCTTCAACAGGCGCCTGCGAAACGGCGAGATGCGATCGATAAAGAGCACGCCTTCCAGGTGGTCAAACTCATGCTGGATGACGCGTGCCAGCATGTCGTCCACCTGGATATCCTGCTTCTCGAGATTGCGGTCCCGGTAGTGCACCCGTATCGCTTCCGGCCGCGCCACGTACTCACGGAGGTCCGGGATAGACAGACAGCCCTCTTCGTACTCGCACTCATCGTCGGACTCCTCGACGATGACCGGATTGATGAAAACCATGGGCTGCTCCGGCCACGTCAGCGTGGCAGGGTCCTCCTCGTCAATCAGCGGGCCGAGATCCACCACGAACAGGCGTTCCGTCCGGCCTACCTGGGGCGCTGCCAGGCCGATTCCGGCCGCACCGTGCATCGTCTCGATCATGTCGTCGATGAGCGTCTGCAGGCCCTCGGAATTCTCCGTCACCTCCCTCGTCTGCTCTCGCAGAATCGGGTCGCCGTACGTATGAATGGGCAGAATCATGCGTCTCGCTTGAGAGGCACCGTGTACGTCGGCCTGACGAAACGTTCCCTCTAGTTGCGGTCCAGATACTCCTGCAGGATGATGCCCGCGGCTATGGTATCGACCGGAACGCCCGATCGGCTCGTGCGCAACCGGTCACGAGCCTCTTCGCTGGTATAGCGCTCATCGAGCCGAACGATGTGCACGCCGGGGACGGCCTTCCGGATGCGCCGGACATAGGTGTTCACCATGCGGGTGGCCGGACCCTCTGAACCTTTCTCGGTGAGCGGCCACCCCACAACCACGGTCTCAACACCGTCCGACTCATGGATGAGACGGATGCGTTCCAGAGCGGTGTTGGGATCAAACGTGCCGACAGGCTGGGCAAACATGCGCAGCGGATCGGCCTTCGCGACTCCCACTCGCTTGTTGCCGACGTCCACGCCGAGAACCCTGGCCGCCGGACCGGAGCCGGCCGGGGCGTTCCTCGCACTCGAGCTGTTCAACGCCGCCCTAGTACGCCGCGTCCTCCAGCAGCACTTCTCCCAGCTCATCGGCGCTACCCTGCGGCACCTCGTAGTTGAGGTCCAGCAGCGGCTGCTGCAGCACAGCCTTCAGCTTCTTGCTGGGCTTGAAGTGAGTCTTGCGGCGGCTTGGGATGAAGACGGTCTCATTGGTCTTCGGATTGCGCGCCTTGGGCTTCGCCTTGGTCTTCTTCACTTCGAAGACCCCGAAATCGCGTAGTTCGATGCGGACCTCCGGGTCGGCCTCCATCATCAACCCCCCCAGCGCGTCTACCACCGCACTTACCCACGGCTCGCACTTGTAGATGGGACTGTCCACCAGTTCGGACACGCGCCGTGCGACGTCCTTCTTGGTCAGTGTACGCGGTCTCGCGCTCATTCGCTCTTGGGGTAAAGCATTGATTTTCCTGAGGCCTAGAAGAAACGATTGCCGTCGACGCTTGTCAACCGGATCTGCCCGACGCTCCATGAAGCCGCGTAGAAGCCGGGGTTTTCCCCGGGAGATGCTCAGGAGCCCGGCGGCCGGCCGGCTCGGCGCCTGCGGGGCGCGAAGCCGGGGGACTCAGCAACGAAGAGACGCCGCGCCGACGGGACCCGGCGCGAGGGGGCGCCGAAGCGACGGGACCCGGCGCAAAGGGGCGCCGCAGCTAAGCGACTCAGCGCCCGTCCTCGATCTGCTCCTCGAACCGGTACACCCCGTGGATGCCCTCGATCTTCTTGATCCGGTCGATGAGGCGCCTGAGGTGCGCAAGGTCCGAGACAAACATGACGATCGTGCCCTCGAACACCCCGTCGACCGTCTCCACGGATATGGATCGGATGTTGGTCTTGAGGTTCTTGGAGATGACGGTCGTGATGTCCGACACAATGCCAACCCGGTCCTCACCCATGATGCGCAGGGCCGTCACAAAGCTGACGTCCTTCTGACGGCTCCATTGCACCGGCACCACGCGGTCCGGTTGGTTGATCAGCAGATTCGGCGCATTGCGGCAGTTCACCCGGTGGATCTTGATGGCTCCGGTTCGGGAGATGTAACCGAACACATCGTCGCCGGGGATCGGGTTGCAGCACGACGCATAGTCCGTGGCGATGTCGTTGTGCAACTCTCCATCGATGAGAAGGGCCGGCGAACCGCTGGACTGGGCGGTTTCCAGGAACGTCTCAAACTCGTCAGGGCGTTCCGGTGCAACATCCGCCCCATCGCCTTCCGCGTTGCGCAGACCGCGGACCAGGGAGAGCAGGTCCTTGACGTCGAAGAGGCCGGTCCCGATCTCGTAGAAAAGCTGGGCCTGGTTGGGGAAGCGCAGCTTGGTGGCCCAGATGGACAGTTCGTGCTCCGTGAACTCGATCCCGGCCCTCTTGGCTCGTTTTGCCCAGGTCTCCCTGCCGTGCTCGATGGCCTTGCGCCGCTTCTCGTTGATCCAGTGGCGAATCCGGCTGCGCGCCTTCTGGGTGACGACGAACTTGATCCAGTCCGGATTGGGGGTTTGCTTCTTGGAGGTTATGACCTCGACCTGGTCTCCGCTGTGCAGCTTGTGGGATAGCGGCACCATCTTGCCGTTGACCTTCGCACCGATGCAATGGAATCCGACTTCGGTGTGCACCTGAAAGGCAAAGTCCACCGGTGACGCCCCGACGGGCAGCGTCAGGAGGTCGCCTCGAGGAGTGAAGACGTAGATCTCCTCGTCATAGAGATTGAGGCGAAAGTCCTGAACGAACTCCGTGGCCTGCTCCGGCTTCGGCCCCTCCAGCAGCTCGCGCACCCAGGTGAGGAAGTCCTCCATCTCGGCATCCGAGCGGGCCACCCCCTCCTTGTACTTCCAGTGGGCTGCCACACCCTTCTCTGCCACCTCGTGCATCTCGCGGGTGCGGATCTGAATCTCAACCCGGCGGCCTTCGGGCCCGAGCACCGTAGTGTGCAG
The sequence above is a segment of the Rhodothermales bacterium genome. Coding sequences within it:
- the ruvX gene encoding Holliday junction resolvase RuvX, whose amino-acid sequence is MNSSSARNAPAGSGPAARVLGVDVGNKRVGVAKADPLRMFAQPVGTFDPNTALERIRLIHESDGVETVVVGWPLTEKGSEGPATRMVNTYVRRIRKAVPGVHIVRLDERYTSEEARDRLRTSRSGVPVDTIAAGIILQEYLDRN
- a CDS encoding integration host factor subunit beta, which encodes MSARPRTLTKKDVARRVSELVDSPIYKCEPWVSAVVDALGGLMMEADPEVRIELRDFGVFEVKKTKAKPKARNPKTNETVFIPSRRKTHFKPSKKLKAVLQQPLLDLNYEVPQGSADELGEVLLEDAAY
- a CDS encoding bifunctional (p)ppGpp synthetase/guanosine-3',5'-bis(diphosphate) 3'-pyrophosphohydrolase, coding for MALSSSILKGTEIEVEPEFREAVDNLIESCRRTLPAVDEDMIRRAFHVAHWAHRNDRRATGEPYIVHPLAVAQICVDQIGLDDITVAAALLHDVVEDTEVSLEFIRATFGDTMAEIIDGLTKIGGAFESRAVGQAENVRKLMLSMASDIRVILVKFADRLHNMRTLGSLSRHKQFKIATETHELFAPLAHRFGFNALKSELEDLSLKVLNPDMFSLIEKGLRDSRKDREGYIERFIGPVTERLEQDGFKFTIYGRSKNFYSIYRKMKRQNKPLSEIYDIFAIRIVLESSGKQGREDCWLVYSILTDLYKPLPERFRDFVSVPKSNGYQSLHTTVLGPEGRRVEIQIRTREMHEVAEKGVAAHWKYKEGVARSDAEMEDFLTWVRELLEGPKPEQATEFVQDFRLNLYDEEIYVFTPRGDLLTLPVGASPVDFAFQVHTEVGFHCIGAKVNGKMVPLSHKLHSGDQVEVITSKKQTPNPDWIKFVVTQKARSRIRHWINEKRRKAIEHGRETWAKRAKRAGIEFTEHELSIWATKLRFPNQAQLFYEIGTGLFDVKDLLSLVRGLRNAEGDGADVAPERPDEFETFLETAQSSGSPALLIDGELHNDIATDYASCCNPIPGDDVFGYISRTGAIKIHRVNCRNAPNLLINQPDRVVPVQWSRQKDVSFVTALRIMGEDRVGIVSDITTVISKNLKTNIRSISVETVDGVFEGTIVMFVSDLAHLRRLIDRIKKIEGIHGVYRFEEQIEDGR
- a CDS encoding metal ABC transporter ATP-binding protein produces the protein MSITLAAENLHVRLGERDVLSHVSFLAEGGDLVAVLGPNGSGKSTLVRTLIGLTPPTAGQLLVLGHVPSLVPAGSVGYVPQIKTLDRTFPARAVELVASARSRAWPGRLDRELRTWSERALGRVGAAHLSDRQVNQLSGGELQRVYLARAMAREVEVLLLDEPEAGVDAAGTADLYALLDDFREQTGGTVVLVTHDWDAAVHHASKVLLLKGRQIAFGTPADALSEPNVRAAFGHVGHAHGVQTAGVR
- a CDS encoding metal ABC transporter permease; amino-acid sequence: MIEALSYPFLQRAVLASVLVGAMASYFGVFVVQRRMSFLGAGLAHAAFGGVALGLLLGAEPLVVALPFTIVVAIGINVVRRRTRLAGDTAVGVFFAVAVALGLIFLALRRSVNVDAFAYLFGSVLAVSTIDLLVGGAMTIMTALTIPRLWGRWAYASFDRDAANADRLPVERDDYILFVFLAITVVVSVKMVGIILMAAFLVIPAATARLAAARFSTMTVISVTVGVLSSLAGLALAYVADLPSGATIVLVQAALFAGAAIIWRT
- the def gene encoding peptide deformylase — encoded protein: MILPIHTYGDPILREQTREVTENSEGLQTLIDDMIETMHGAAGIGLAAPQVGRTERLFVVDLGPLIDEEDPATLTWPEQPMVFINPVIVEESDDECEYEEGCLSIPDLREYVARPEAIRVHYRDRNLEKQDIQVDDMLARVIQHEFDHLEGVLFIDRISPFRRRLLKRRLKDMAAGNVEAEYPLAVDPA